TTCGGCAAGAAGACGAAGAAGATCGGCATCGTGATGATCAAGTTGAATTTTATTCATGATTTTTCTTTTAGTGAAAAACTAATTTGTATATTTTTTCTTTTTTGAAAAAAATGTCAATATTTTTTTCTTTATGAGATTTTGAATGGTGTGCAAAGCGCTAGACCCCTTGCCTGCAACATGAAATAGTGCCCCGGCCATGTTTGAACAACCATTGAGAAGAGATTCGTTATTGTCCGAAGACCGGATTATTTCCGGTTTGTTTGTTCGTCGCACACGTCTTCATGGCCGTACTACGCGGCCTGCCGTCCTGTTTGTTCATGGTGGAAGCCATGGATATTGGGCGTTTTCCACGTGGCTCGATATCTTTGCGCGGGGAGGCTATGATGCCTACAGCATGTCGCTCCGCAATCACGAAGGTTCGTATCGAGTGAATGAGCGGGACTACTTGGCAATGCGTATCAATGCGTATTGTGAGGATGTAGAGACTGTGGTGTCGTATATCGGGAGTCCGGTGATTCTCGTCGGGCACAGTATGGGGGGGATTGTCTGTCAGATGGTGGCCGAGAACGGACACGCTCGGGCTCTGGTGCTTGTCGCTTCTGTTGGGCCCTGTCAACTTGGAAATATGCGACGACGGCTTCGGCAGGATAAAGTCGTACTTCCTGGAAGAGAAGCTGCCAGTCAGAGCTTTTTTTATGCTCTTTCCCCCGATAAACAACGCGAATATGCCCGTCGACTTGTACCGGAGTCACCCGGTGTCATGAATCATTATGGGTATGAAGGCGTCTGCATCGATCGACGCCGCATCACGTGTCCGCTCTTTGTTATGACGGCAGAATGTGACCGGACGTCGGTCCCGTCGGCGGAAGCGCTGGCCGGCTTTTACAATGCACCGTTTTACTGTGTCCCCGAGACTGGACACGATATCATGCTTGAACCGGCTGCGGACAAAGCGGCCGATGTTATTTTGGATTGGCTGGCTTCAGTTGGTTTTTCAAAGGCGGTCCGATGACCGGTGGGATTGTCTACGAATTTCTCAAATTGCAGCGTATCAAGGAGGTTTCAATGTCCTTTCTGCTTTCTGTATGTCTCGCGTTGTTCACCGTGCTGGCTCCTGCGAGTCCTGTTGCTGCCGATACGGGCAACAGTTTGTTCCAGCTCTCCACGTTGCCTGCTCTTATGGCCGGAGTCTATGATGGGGCGATGACAATTGAAGAATTAAGTAAGCACGGCGACTTTGGCCTTGGTACATTCGATGCTTTAGACGGGGAGATGATCGTGTTCAATGGCCGATTTTATCAGGCCAAGGACGGTGGATCCGTGGAGACGGTCATGTCCGAACAGACATCGCCGTTTGCACAACTGACTCTTTTTGATCCCGAAATGTCACTGACGGTGGAGGGTGTCACTGACATCAACACCTTGGTTGCAGCCATTCAGGCGGGATTGTCGTCGGTGAATTATCCGTATGCGATAAAAATAACAGGTGAATTTGAGAGCGTTTTATGTCGGAGCGTCCCTGCTCAAAAGAGGCCGTACCCTCCTCTGGGCGATGTTGTCGCCCATCAGAAGACATTTTCTTTTGAGAATCAGGCCGGTGTCATGGTCGGTTTTTTTGGGCCAAGCTACACAAGCAACTTCGGGGTTCCTGGATTTCATTTTCACTATCTTACGGCTGATCGCGAAGGAGGGGGACATGTCCTCAATGTTAAAGCAAAGACACTGCTTATCGAGATTGACGCTCTTGACTCCATCATGACCATCTTGCCGAAGAATGAAGCCTTTGCCCAACTTCCGGCTGCCGAGACAACAGCCCACGCCACGGATAAATAAGCGATAACATCGCAGTCGCAAACGGTCTGATTCGTTCCCTTCTTAAACGTTCTATGCAGTCATTGTGATCCACCTTGGCGGAAAAAGTGCTTTCGTCAAGGTGGTGCAATGGCATGTATGGAGCATTAGGTCATGCCTATTTTTCGGAACTCAAAAATCTTGTTTTACATAGTAAATAGGAAATAAAAGTTCCGCTTTGGGTGGAGCATTACAGAGAAATGATGGAATCATGCGCCATAAACTTTTGGCTCATGGATTGCTTTAGGGGCGCGGCTTTTCAAAGGAGGTCGCGCAATGGAAATGTCATTGTCTGTTTTAGAAAAGTTTATGTTGAAAATGGGGTTTCAGGTCGGGGATATTGTTGATCGCACCAGTGGACGTATCACATGTCGTGCAACGGCTCCGAACGGGTGGTCCGTCGACTATCCTTCCCCGTTGTATGTGTACCCAGAGATGGATCGACGGGCTGAAACACGTGCTTTGTTTGAACGTCTCGCCGCCTGGCTTGGTGAGACCAATTTGGAAGCGTTGACGACTTCCATCATAACGACCTGTATCACGTCGATTGAAGGGTTTGTGTGTAAAAATTGCGGTCGCTGCTGTACGAAGGTCATCGACGCGTATCAAGGACGTGTGAGCCCCGAAGAACTTGCTGAATGGATTGCTTTGGGAAATAAACGCGTTTTTCGACTCGTGCAAAAATTAGATCGACCAGATTACTCTCTTTATCGAGCATTTGTGAACCCCAAAACACAACGCTACTTTCCCCGTTGTCCCTTTTACGGCAAAACGCGAGAAGGCTTGATGGGATGTCGTATCCATGCACATAAACCACTCAAATGCCGTGCCTATCCGTATAATCGTCTCGCGGCGGAATATGCCGGTTGCCGGGGATTCGAACATCTGGAGCTTGAAGCTGACTGTGTCGTGACCGATATCCAGACAACCTGTCTCAAATGAGGTTGTTTCTATAGATCTTCTTTTCAGCAAACGTGATATCGAAGGTCGTGCCGTTTTCACGCTGAATAGAAAGCGTCGCGTGTAATTGTCCAATAAGTCCGGACACGAGAATAAGTCCTAAAGACGTTGCATTCTCCACCGTTATATCTTCAGGCATTCCTATCCCGTCATCTTGTATACGAAGGTGAATCGTATTTTCATCTTTGTGAATAGCAATGGTGACGGTTCCTGTCGAATTTTCGGGAAATGCATGACGTAGCGCGTTGGTCACCAGTTCAGTGACAAGGAGTCCGCACGGGATAGCAGTGTTGATTGCCAGTGTCACATCGTCTGTTTCAAGGCTGCGTACAATATTTCGTCCGTCACTGTACGCTCCAAAGAGCTTGAGGCTGAGCTTTTCCAGATACGTCGAAAAATGAATGCGATCGAGCATTTCGTAACTGTAGAGCTCTTCGTGTAAAAGGGCCATGGAGCGAATGCGGTTGTAGCAACTGAGAAACAACGGTTTCGCCGATGTTTCAGCGTATTCGTTTTGGAGCGCAAGCAAGCTGGAAACAAGTTGGAGATTGTTTTTGACTCGATGGTGAATTTCTTTAAGGAGTGCATCCTTTTCGGCAAGCGTTGCGCGAAGGTGTTCTTCACTTCGCTTGCGATCGGTAATGTCATAAAATATTCCGACGATCCCTGTTATATCGCCGTTACGGCGGCGCATCGGGTTCTTCCTGATAAGATAATGATGAAGACTCCCATCCGGGTGAACAATGTTCGTTTCTTGCGAGATCGCCGTATTTTTCTGCAACACATCTGCATCCATAGCATCAAAAAAACGCGCCTGCTCGGGGGAAAAAATCTCATGAACGGTTTTTTCTAAAATATCTTTTTGAATGAAACCGGCCATAGCACAGAATGCGCTATTGCAAGCGCGGTAACATTTGTTTGCATCTTTATAGAACAGGGGAGAAAGAAGACTTTCGAAGACAACTTCTTGTAATGAACTTTGTTCTTCAAGTTTGGCTTTGGCAGTATCAAGTTGTTGTGTGCGTTCCCGTATGTGGTTTTCCAATGATTGTTGATAGAGGTGGCGTGTTCGGAGGCGTTCGGCACGGTCGCTTGCGCGTTGGATGGCCTGTTCGAGTTCATCGAACTCGATAATGGGTTTGACAACAATATCCCAGGCGCCAAGATGAAGTGCTTCGATGACGTCTCCGATTGCTCCGGTCCCTGAAATGACGATGACGGGAATCTCTGGCAGATTCTGTTCCATGTGAGCCAGAATATCGAACCCGTTGGTTCCTGGCATACGCAGGTCAAGCAGCACGATATCGATCGTGGAGCGAGCGAGTTCGATAAGAGCCTTATCGCCATCGCTTACTTCCATAATCTCATGCCCTTGGTCACAGAGATAATCATTGATGGATTTGCGAATTGCATTGTCGTCGTCAACAAGAAGGACTCGACGACTGGGTGGTGAAAGCATCCCTTCTCCTCTGCGTATTGTGAATTCTTTCGCAGTATTGAATTGCTATAGGGGAATGCGTAGGTTGTGTCAAAGAAGGTATGCTCTGTGAGCACATTTCTCAGGTTGTCACAAATGAGTTTGCAGGCTACCTACGCAATCAAGAACATTCACTGATAAGGCGGTATGTATATGAATGGCAACACGTTCGGGACACTGTTTCGACTGACGACATTTGGCGAATCGCACGGCCCAGGGATTGGGGGGACTGTCGACGGGTGTCCTCCGGGCCTTCCACTGGATGAATCGATCATTCAGATTGAACTCGATAAACGCAAACCCGGTGGGAATATTGCGTCGACCGCTCGGAAAGAAGCTGATCTCGTCGAAATTCTCTCGGGCGTGTTTGAAGGAAAGACAACGGGAACCCCAATTGGCTTTTTGATTCGCAATACGGATCAACGTTCTCGTGATTATTCTCAGGTCAAAGATGTGTTCCGTCCTGGGCATGCCGACATCTCGTATCAAGCAAAGTATGGTGTACGTGATTATCGTGGCGGTGGCCGCGCTTCAGGCCGTGAAACCGCGTGTCGTGTTGCCGGTGGAGCCATTGCCGAACAATTGTTGCAAACCGCTGGTATCCGTGTAACCGCAGCAACCATCGAGCTTGGTGGCATCGCGGCCACGACAGTGGATTTTTCCTCGTCCGATTCGCGTCCGTTTTTTGCCTGTGATGACAACATCATTCCACAGTGGGAAGAACGGATACGTGATGTTAAAAAGCAGGGTGACACCGTCGGTGGGGTCGTCGAAGTGCGCGCACAGAACGTACCGGCCGGTCTCGGCGAGCCGGTGTTCGATAAACTCGATGCACGCTTAGCCTATGCGTTCATGAGCGTGGGCGCGGTCAAAGCGGTGGAGATCGGATCCGGCGTGGAGGCTGCGCGGTTACTTGGCAGCCAGAACAATGATCCTATCACGCCAGACGGCTTTCTCAGTAACAATGCTGGAGGTATTCTCGGTGGAATATCTTCAGGACAGGATATTGTTGTGCGCGCCGCCATCAAGCCGATTCCCTCCATCGCCAAGTCTCAAAAGACTATAAATTCTGCACATGAGGCAACAGAAATTTCCATTGGTGGTCGCCATGACATTAGCGCTATCCCACGCGTTGTTCCTGTCTTAAAGGCCATGCTTCGTCTGACACTTGCAGATATGTTGTTATTGCAACGCCGTTGCAGCGGATAGCACCTGCTGAAGCATATTGGTGGGTACCGTATACTCCCCAAAAATAAATCCGGAATTTTTTAGAATCACGTGTATGATGGAGCGATGAAGCATCGCTCCATCATCATTTCTGAAGATCTCTGCACCCCGATATCAGTCTTGACCTTGCATTAAATCTCGTGTTGAAGCGTTTGTTGTCGTGACGAGAACAAAGAGAACATGATGTACTCTTGAAGACTTGCACACGAAGGCAATGTTGATCAATAAAGGGAAGCTGATTAGGGTGCGTGGCACAATACAAGAAACTGTTTATTGTGAGCGAAATAAAAGGTATGTATTTAAAACAATTACCTGCTATAAAAGAAATAGTTCTATAATTACGATGTTTGAACCATTGGATATCCGTACGACGCTACAAGTCGGTGCGATGACATGTCTCGTTCTTGCCGTTGTGATGGTATATTATTCCGTTGCACGGAAAACGTATCCAGGATTCCATTCATGGACACTGGGCATTGTCAGTGCCAGCATTGGGGCTGTCTTGGTTTCGATGCGTGGTTTCATTCCGACTTTTCTCACAATAATTATTGGAAACTTTCTTATTGTTTTGATGCCATTTATGTTGGCGTACGGATTTTCAACTTTTTTCGGAGTTCGATGGAGGTTGATGCCATTTTATTCTTTCGTGTTATGTGCATTTCTATTGTTCTATGTATGGTGGACATTTGGATCTCCAAGCTTGTATTATAGAGTCATTTGCCTTTGTGTCGTTCTGATTATCCTGTTTGGTGAGTCCTTGAGAATTGTCATGTCGTATTCGAAATCAATACTCAAAGAGTATGATCTCATTTTGGTCGTATTTCTTGTGTTTACGATGTCTTCATCTTTCCTTCGCCTTGTTGTTACCATGAAGCATAAACCTCCGGTATCTTTCTTAAATAATGTCGAAGTATGGAGCAGCGTGGCGATTCTTATGACGATTATTGGTATCGTCGGGATAATATCGTCACTTATTATAATAAACTCTCATCGTATTGAACTCGACTTATTGAAAGTAGGTCGTAAGATTGAAAGGCTTGCACGATTGGATGGACTAACCAATTTGTTCAATAGAAGGTGCTTTGATGAAAAGCTTACCGAAGAATTCAGGCGAGCACAGAGAGCATCTCGGCCAATTTCTTTGATTATGGCTGATATTGATTTCTTTAAGCTGTACAATGATACATATGGACATCAAAGCGGGGATGATTGTCTGAAAGAGATCGCCTCTATTTTTCAAAAGTGTAGTAGGAGAGCGTCTGATATCGCTGCTCGGTATGGAGGAGAAGAGTTCGTCTTGTTGCTTCCGGATACAGATTCAGCGGGAGCGCGCAATGTTGCGAACGAAATCCAAAACAGTATTCAAGCCAAGGCAATTGCTCATAAAGCGTCTTGCGTCGCCAACGTCGTGACTATCAGTATCGGTGTCTCGACAATCCGTCCTGACAGCATGATGCAGCCTGATGACTTGGTGAAGTATGCTGATCAAGCACTGTACGCGAGCAAGAAGAAGGGGAAAAATCAAATACAGCAGTATGAAGTGTGAATCACTGTGCCTGTATCCTTCAAGATTCACTCCTCGTCTTGAGCAGTTTATAGTGTGAAAGCAAAAAAACGATCCTGCCTCTCTCCTGCTCCCGGCCATTCTTTGTTGTCTGGACTTCGTTGATAAATTTTGTTTTGTTGTTTTTTGTGTAGACACCTGTTTTTCCACGAGAGAGACTGTTGCCTAGGGGTACAGATGAACCCCACACCATATGGAGGGGCTCTGCATGTTGACGGCGGTATTCCTGATTGGATGGAATGCGCCTTTTTCAACGAACTTGTCAGAGTGAGGGTATTATGAAGAAATACATGATCTGGACACTGGTCATTGTCGCCCTTGTTGCCGCTGGCTGGTATGCTTTTGCTAATCAACCCGGGCTCCTCGTGAAGACAGCCCTGGTCTCTCCCAAGAATATCGCCGCGTATGTCGAGGAGCGTGCCCGAACGACGTTGCCCCGTACCTATCGGGTCACCATGCCGTTCCCCGCAACGGTCATGCCTATTGATGTGCAAGCTGGGGATCGCGTTCATTCCGGCCAAGTGGTCGCGTCTTTGGAGATGGACGATATCAAGACCGAGCTTTCCCTTGCCGAAGCCGATGCTGAGCGTCTCAACGCTGAAATTGCAGTCAATCAGAATATGTCGCTTGAGAAAACCGCTTTGATTGAAGCCGGGAGTCTTATTGAATCCATGGTGAAAACATCGGAAGCAGCCCATGAAATGGTTAAGGCCAAGCAGGCACAGGTCGATTATTCGGCGTGGTGGTTGAATGCCATTGGAACGTTGCGGAAACAACAGGCTGTTGCCGACGAAAAATATCAGGAAGCGCGAAAAGAAAAAGCCCAAGCTGTCGTTGATTTATCGACAGGGAATCTGACGGCCAAAGCTATTGATGCCATTCTCGAAGCGTTTCGGCTTGGTCCGGAGTATGTCACGGAATACATGACAGTGAAAAATGGGCGAACCGATGCGTTATTCAAATCGCGGGATGCCGCGCAAGCGCGTTTGGCACAGGCTCAACGCAATGTGGAGAAGGCTTCCTTGAAAAGTCCGGTGGATGGCATCATTCTCAAGCGAGCCGTGGACAATAAGGTCGCTTTAGCGGGAGGCGTTGATTTGTTGTTGATTGGCCGACTTGAAGAGCTGGAAGTGACGGCCGATATTCTTTCTCAGGAAGCTGCACGTATTCACCCTGGCGACCGTGTGGAGATGTATGGTGAAGCATTGTCCGACGCGACGCTGCACGGTACGGTGAAAGAAGTCAAGCCGTTGGCGTTTACGAAACTTTCGTCTTTGGGAGTGGAGCAGCAACGTGTTCCCGTTATTATTTCATTGCCCGATGATGTCAAAAAGACACTCTCTCCCTCCGAACAGCATCTCGGTGTTGGGTATCGCGTTCGCGTTCGTATCTTCACACAAAAGCATGATAATGTCCTGGTCGTTCCTCGATTGGCTTTGTTTCGCTCCGAGAATGGTCAGTGGCAGGTTTTTACAGTTGAGCAGGGAAAAGCTGTATGCAAAACAGTCACCGTCGGTATTCTCAACGATAAAGAAGCTGAGATCACCTCAGGGTTATCTTCTGGTGATAATGTCATTTCTGCACCACCGAAAAATCTTGTCAATGGAACCCGTGTCCATGCGGTGTCCGGGTAACAAAAGACATGTTTGTCGGAGAACGCGTGCATCGCGCGTTGGTAAGACGATATTATTTTGCTGTAACGCAATGACATGGAGTGGTGTTATATAGACTTCTTGCGCAAAGAGAGGTAGCTCTTTCAGAATTCGTATTCCTCCTCAAACTTGAGCAAGCAAGGAGTCATCATGCGTTGTATTCATATTTTCTGTTCTTTATTGACTGTCTTGTGCTTTGCATCTTTTGCCTTCTGTGCTCCACAGTATCCTGAAGAAATAGCAAAAGAAGTACCGTTGTATCCAGGCGCGTCAGTTATGCACGTCATGCAGATGCAAGGAATTCTACAGGTCGTGATACAACCGCAAGGTGCTATGGATGACGTTGTCACATTTTACAAAGATGCCGCAAAAAAATCCGGTTGGACAAGCGTGTTGGAAACGACTGTTCCAGACGGGAATTCATTACATTATTCCAAGGGCGACTCCGGCTTGACTATTACCGTAGGACAAGATGAAGAGCTTGTCGTTCTTATTGTTCTCGCACATCAAAATTAGCAATTTTGCATGGCATAATGTGCAGGTGCCGATTACGGCGTGTGTACGCTTCATTCTCATCCCAGAGAAGAAGATTGATGTCTCGTGTTGATCACAATTTTTTCAGGAATCGGCATGACGGAAACACATGAAGATCGTTTGGATTCGCTTGCACGGCCGGCCACCCTGGCCGTCATCGATGATTTGGAACGCGCCGGGATATTGAACAGGAGCGCTACGCGCACTGCACGGCGTCATGTTCTGTCTCAACGACAATGGCTTCTTTGGGCTGACCGCTTGCTTTTCGCCCTGGGCTTGGTGCTTCTGCTGGCCGGCTTGGCGTGCCTGGTCGCAGCGAATTGGCAGAGCATGACTGGTTTAAAGAAAATCGTCTTGGCTGCCCTCGGCTTGGCTCTCACTGCCGGAGGAGCGGCATGGGCCAAAGAAGGGAGTCTCTTACGCCAGGGGCTGCTCTTGGCGGCGTCCACGTTTGTCGGTGTTGTGTTTCTGGTGATTGGGCAAGTTTATCAAACCGGGGCCGATGCCTGGGAGTTGTTTGCGCTATGGGCTGTTCTGATGTCCGGTTTTGTTGTTGCTTTGCCCTCCGCACCGATGCTGGCGTTTCATCTGACCGTTCTTGATACGGCATATATTTTATATTTTGAGCAAGTTGCCCAACCGTCAGGAGCAAACTGGCCATTGTTCTGGTGTGGGTTATTTGTGCTTCAACTCGGGTTTTATTGGGGATCTTTTCGTATCAGGCAAGCCTTGTGGTACAAGCGATTACTCTTACTTGCCTGCCTGAGTTTGGCTGTGACCCCGGTATGTTTTGGTATTGCGCTGTGGCCAAGTGCGTCGGGGGCATTTCAGGATTATATCGGGCCGATTGTAGCGTGTGTGGTGGGATTACCGTTTGCCTGGCGGCTGTATGTGCAGCTCGCTGACATCCGATCTTTTTCCCTGGTTGTTTTTGCTCTGGAGGCCATTGTTCTGACTGGCATCGGCCGCGTCATGCTTGAGATGCCATTGTTCGGATACGAAATATTTCTCTTCGGTCTCATTTTGGTGTTCGCGACAGGTAAGGCTGTCGCCATAATTCGGAAATGGCATCGTCGTATGGAGGAGCACAATCATGCATGAAGAACCCGTTCTTGCTGACGTCCTGGATTCGCTCGAAATCCAGGGGCATATTGATGCTTCCGTCAAAGCGCAGGCAGCAGTGTATTTTGCGGAGCGAGCAGGCCATATTCCTGATGGGCTGCTTGTTCGATTGTTTCAAGGCATATCGGCCTGGATCGCATCGTTCTTTTTGTTAGGGTTTCTTGTTACAATCGGCGTCCTGAATGATACGACGGTGTCCATGATGTTTTGTGCCGCGGCCTGTTTTGCCGCGGCCATTTTTTTTGCTCGTGGAAAACGCCGGGATACCGTGACACATGAACAATTTGTGATCGCCTTCGCTTTGGTTGCCAATGGGCTTTTTCAAGGTGCCTGTTGGGACATGCTTCATCTGGATTATGAAAAGGCGTCCATACTTGTTTTGGCGGGGATACAAGTTGGAGTAACTCTTGTCTATTTTTTGTTCTTTTCCGAGCGTACAATACGGTTCTTGACTAGCTTATGCGCGCTGAGTCTGTTTGGATTATGGTGTTTTTGGGATTTTGAAAATACCTGGGGGCCGGTGATTATATCGGCCATTTGCGGACTCTATTTACTGTCTTCTCCATTTATTCCGAATCGTCGTGATATTCGTGCCCCCCTGGAATTGACGGCAGCACTTTCCGGACTTGGCGTACTTGTTGTCATGCTTTTTGGGACTGGTCACTTAGAATGGCCGCAACAGGCTGTTTGGACTTCGTTGCTGGTCCTGGCTCTTGCCCTCAAAGCATGGATGCGGCCAGCAAAAATCTCATGGGGGATCGGCATCGTGACGGCCATTGTGCTCGGTGTATTGATACATCCCAGCATTATAGCGGCCCTGTATTTACTTTTTCTGGGGCACGAGAGAGGGGAACGAGTCTTGACTGCGCTGGGGTTGATTTCTTTGCCGGTGTTTATCGTGATGTATTATTACAATCTTGAATTCAGCCTGTCTGAGAAGGCATATATTCTGTTTGCCAGCGGGGCATTGCTACTGGCAGTACGCTGGGCCATTTTGCGATGGAGCGGAGAACGCGCGGTACAGGGAGGGAGTGCCTCATGAAACAACGTGTGCTCATCCTCGGTTCGGCCCTGATTATACTGGCGTTGGCGGCTGGTATCGTCGTGACGAAGGAGAACACCCTTCGTGAAGGGTCTTGTGTTTTACTGCCCTTACGTCCAGTCGATCCCCGGTCATTGTTGCAGGGGGATTACATGGCGCTGGCGTATCAGCTGGAGGACGATGTGAAAAAGCTGTCGCTTCCTCCGAAAGGCCGATTGGTTGTACGCCTTGATGATCATGATGTCGCTTCATTTGTCCGTATTGATAATGGAACATCGTTGTCTGATGATGAGCGCTATCTCAAGTTTACCAATACAGGAACGCCTCGAGTTGCCCCGCATTCGTTCTTTTTTGAGGAAGGAACGGGAGAGCGATATGCTGGTGCAAAGTACGGAGAGTTGCGCGTGGATGGCGATGGAAATGCCATTCTCACGCATTTACGCGACAAGGAATTCAAACGAATTGTTCCGGAAACGCCGTGATGGAAGTTCTGGGCAAGGTTATGCTTCGATAAAATAATCCGTGTCGATCTTTTGGATATGGAACGTCTGCACGATGGTGACACCGACGTGGTGCTCTATCATGAGTTCCGCTAACCGGTCGCCATCAATCAGAATAATTTTACTTTCGATGTTTTGGGTAAATGCATACGCCTCTTTGCTGAATTGCGACGTGGTGATGTAGATTCCTTTTTTTGCACGTTTTCCCTGCAATGCTCCGGAAAATTTCTGAATTTCCGGTCGGCTGACGGTATGTGTCCACTTTTTTGCCTGGACATAAATGGTATCCAGCCCAAGTTTGTCTTCATTGATAATACCGTCAATACCTTCGTCACTGCCTTTGCGCGTCAACATGCCGGCTTCTTTTCGGGAGCCACCATATCCCATGGCCAAAAGGAGATCGATAACAAGCTGTTCAAAGAAACGGTATGAACAGCCCAAAATGCTGGCCATGATCTCCTGTTTGAGTCCTTCCGTTATGGCGCTAAGACCACGTTCAATATCTTCTTCGGGTGTGTTTTCCTGTTCACATGAAATAGATTGGTCAGACTCTTGCGTTGGTGCATTCTCGCCATTTTTTTTGCCTTGTCGGAAAGCTACATAGTCAGGATATTGCATTAAAAAATTTATACCGATTGCATCGGGTTTTTCTTCCGATATGATATGCATCCCTCTGTCGGTGATAATAAAATACCCGCGTTTTCGCGAAGCAATGAGTCCCGCTTGTTTGAGGTGCGATTTTGCCCAGGCCAGTCTATTGACGAAGATGCGTTGTTTTCCACTGGGAAGAAGGCGGTGTTGTTCTTCTTCCGTCATGTCGAATTGGTTTTCGAGCGCGTCGAGAATGTCGCGATTGGAGTGCTCGTTTCCATCGGACAAGAATTGAAGAAGTGGAAGCATCGTGCTTTGGAAATCAGGAATTGCCATAGTTCCATGAGGGTAAGAGTTTATCAATGAGACCAAGAGCAGCGAAACAGCAATAAAAGGACAAAGCGCCGAGGGATATCTCTTCCCTCGGCGCTTTGTGTCTTATCGTTCAATGACATTCTACCAGGAATGGGTAATGACCTGCGGGATTTTAAAGGAGTCCTCCTTGAGAAGACCTATAAGGGGGACACCGCCTGTAATTTTGAAATTGACGTTGATGTCTTGAATGCCGAGAACGGCAAGGTCATCGGCGCTCTGGGGGAAGTCCGAAGCGCTATAGGTTTTGGCGTTGTAGCGGAAATCGGACAAGAATTTTGGAAAGCCCAGAGAGCCGGAATAGGTTTTGGTCAGCGTCACATTGGAAAAGTTAATCGTCAAAACCGTATCATTGCATTTCCCTGGTTGCCACGTGAATTGGGTACTTGTCGGATAATTGTAGTTTTCGAGTTTTTGCACTTTTTCGAAGCAATCGAGCGTCAGGAGCGTTGCATACGGTTCTTCCTGCGCCCCCATGTTTGTGCCGGTGGGGAGTGCATCAATACTGACGGTATATTCGGATTGCACGGCCTGCGTTTGTTTGGATCCACCATTGAGGAAATTGATGAAATCCGTTGTGAACGGAAAGCTCACCCCGTGAACCTCTTTGGGAGCGTAGCCGTATTGCATGGTTTCAATAAAGGGGCTTGCGGCATCCTTGAGGAATTTCCAGACAAGGCCTTTCTCTTTATCGAACATGAAGTTCGGGAGTTTTGATTCCGGAACATGCGCGGACTGCGCAAT
Above is a genomic segment from Desulfovibrio inopinatus DSM 10711 containing:
- a CDS encoding alpha/beta hydrolase; translated protein: MFEQPLRRDSLLSEDRIISGLFVRRTRLHGRTTRPAVLFVHGGSHGYWAFSTWLDIFARGGYDAYSMSLRNHEGSYRVNERDYLAMRINAYCEDVETVVSYIGSPVILVGHSMGGIVCQMVAENGHARALVLVASVGPCQLGNMRRRLRQDKVVLPGREAASQSFFYALSPDKQREYARRLVPESPGVMNHYGYEGVCIDRRRITCPLFVMTAECDRTSVPSAEALAGFYNAPFYCVPETGHDIMLEPAADKAADVILDWLASVGFSKAVR
- the budA gene encoding acetolactate decarboxylase, producing MSFLLSVCLALFTVLAPASPVAADTGNSLFQLSTLPALMAGVYDGAMTIEELSKHGDFGLGTFDALDGEMIVFNGRFYQAKDGGSVETVMSEQTSPFAQLTLFDPEMSLTVEGVTDINTLVAAIQAGLSSVNYPYAIKITGEFESVLCRSVPAQKRPYPPLGDVVAHQKTFSFENQAGVMVGFFGPSYTSNFGVPGFHFHYLTADREGGGHVLNVKAKTLLIEIDALDSIMTILPKNEAFAQLPAAETTAHATDK
- a CDS encoding YkgJ family cysteine cluster protein; the encoded protein is MEMSLSVLEKFMLKMGFQVGDIVDRTSGRITCRATAPNGWSVDYPSPLYVYPEMDRRAETRALFERLAAWLGETNLEALTTSIITTCITSIEGFVCKNCGRCCTKVIDAYQGRVSPEELAEWIALGNKRVFRLVQKLDRPDYSLYRAFVNPKTQRYFPRCPFYGKTREGLMGCRIHAHKPLKCRAYPYNRLAAEYAGCRGFEHLELEADCVVTDIQTTCLK
- a CDS encoding sensor histidine kinase translates to MLSPPSRRVLLVDDDNAIRKSINDYLCDQGHEIMEVSDGDKALIELARSTIDIVLLDLRMPGTNGFDILAHMEQNLPEIPVIVISGTGAIGDVIEALHLGAWDIVVKPIIEFDELEQAIQRASDRAERLRTRHLYQQSLENHIRERTQQLDTAKAKLEEQSSLQEVVFESLLSPLFYKDANKCYRACNSAFCAMAGFIQKDILEKTVHEIFSPEQARFFDAMDADVLQKNTAISQETNIVHPDGSLHHYLIRKNPMRRRNGDITGIVGIFYDITDRKRSEEHLRATLAEKDALLKEIHHRVKNNLQLVSSLLALQNEYAETSAKPLFLSCYNRIRSMALLHEELYSYEMLDRIHFSTYLEKLSLKLFGAYSDGRNIVRSLETDDVTLAINTAIPCGLLVTELVTNALRHAFPENSTGTVTIAIHKDENTIHLRIQDDGIGMPEDITVENATSLGLILVSGLIGQLHATLSIQRENGTTFDITFAEKKIYRNNLI
- the aroC gene encoding chorismate synthase; this translates as MNGNTFGTLFRLTTFGESHGPGIGGTVDGCPPGLPLDESIIQIELDKRKPGGNIASTARKEADLVEILSGVFEGKTTGTPIGFLIRNTDQRSRDYSQVKDVFRPGHADISYQAKYGVRDYRGGGRASGRETACRVAGGAIAEQLLQTAGIRVTAATIELGGIAATTVDFSSSDSRPFFACDDNIIPQWEERIRDVKKQGDTVGGVVEVRAQNVPAGLGEPVFDKLDARLAYAFMSVGAVKAVEIGSGVEAARLLGSQNNDPITPDGFLSNNAGGILGGISSGQDIVVRAAIKPIPSIAKSQKTINSAHEATEISIGGRHDISAIPRVVPVLKAMLRLTLADMLLLQRRCSG
- a CDS encoding diguanylate cyclase; amino-acid sequence: MLINKGKLIRVRGTIQETVYCERNKRYVFKTITCYKRNSSIITMFEPLDIRTTLQVGAMTCLVLAVVMVYYSVARKTYPGFHSWTLGIVSASIGAVLVSMRGFIPTFLTIIIGNFLIVLMPFMLAYGFSTFFGVRWRLMPFYSFVLCAFLLFYVWWTFGSPSLYYRVICLCVVLIILFGESLRIVMSYSKSILKEYDLILVVFLVFTMSSSFLRLVVTMKHKPPVSFLNNVEVWSSVAILMTIIGIVGIISSLIIINSHRIELDLLKVGRKIERLARLDGLTNLFNRRCFDEKLTEEFRRAQRASRPISLIMADIDFFKLYNDTYGHQSGDDCLKEIASIFQKCSRRASDIAARYGGEEFVLLLPDTDSAGARNVANEIQNSIQAKAIAHKASCVANVVTISIGVSTIRPDSMMQPDDLVKYADQALYASKKKGKNQIQQYEV